A region from the Ptychodera flava strain L36383 chromosome 10, AS_Pfla_20210202, whole genome shotgun sequence genome encodes:
- the LOC139142326 gene encoding adhesion G-protein coupled receptor G2-like isoform X1 — MILSSLSVLLVFIFNKVPVTFAGGQHCQEIIEVSDELAFIAITESLKWEDARYYCGNISTDPRVEVYIATLESDAERKLIRDRLNGVPALDSAGEEGKGYWIGCYCNTSSYPEGNQYVWVNMSTLSNDSDLWADGQPDGKGRGGCKECEILRCQMRKQDDYKLDDTCHYDPKPFICQIDYNKTMERPSLSTCLPSCSSTNREFINQLHCEPELTEDDKGIIFWPLTDVNITTAEECPYNNSKMAKRHCSFRCSADLKQQAVWEDPDTSDCLIPRNDADREDRLQHLADLPIPPGQASMISSELVNLTTDAETFDETELALTVDIIENILESGNSTEINVAEDVQLSVDHLLDVEFGVLVSSEQQENTSSRLIRAVDDLVLRVEFNNSAGDTNYSSSVTIETPNILTTAISINATTFEGLMFVIPSENQINFPEESGTSNGEMASSIQLPPSLFNQLDQPEQQQVERAQFVGHKLNTFFEAVDNSTLSEFSPVLAASIGEMKLTNLSDPVILHLAYQNQSDNGNISCVFWDFRSNDGNGAWSDEGCSLTSETYHGELMAVCECDHLTNFALLFDVYRSGPPLDPAHQKALSIISIIGCLISLLALAATLVTLICYRKTNDKATKILINLCFALFMALLFFLIGAFAIEYESTLPGFCTSIAVFLHYFLLAVMMWMALEAVHLYLMLVKVFEIYIRHFMIKFCLIGWGVPVLIVVITLAIDIDNYGYHNTICWLSDMAFYISFLAPFCLVLLFNLIVFCLIIYQICRLNSRTSTPNEKYSYVSRLRAAIALMVLLGLTWIFAFFAIGQASLLFNYLFAIFNSLQGLFIFVFHCAMKKDVRAWWKKIFCRCECCQRGKEHEATTSTNMSSPLKQNASDTIDKDSILDDSTSSVNMSSTLPQNASYTTEKDAIVDSPISSTDHHYHINGEAMSTYKRHSNGTREDLQ, encoded by the exons ATGATATTGTCTTCCCTATCGGTATTGTTAGTTTTTATCTTTAACAAAGTTCCTGTCACTTTTGCTGGTGGACAGCACTGTCAAG aaattatAGAAGTGTCTGATGAACTAGCCTTCATTGCAATCACCGAATCGCTGAAATGGGAGGATGCGCGTTACTATTGCGGCAACATTTCAACTGACCCACGAGTGGAGGTGTACATTGCCACTTTAGAATCTGACGCTGAGCGTAAGCTTATAAGGGACCGATTGAACGGAGTTCCCGCACTTGATTCTGCAGGAGAGGAAGGGAAAGGGTATTGGATCGGTTGTTACTGTAATACAAGTTCTTACCCGGAGGGGAATCAATACGTTTGGGTGAATATGTCAACGCTTTCAAATGACAGCGACCTTTGGGCAGACGGCCAACCTGACGGAAAGGGCAGAGGTGgttgtaaagaatgtgaaatctTACGCTGTCAGATGAG GAAACAGGATGATTATAAACTTGATGACACTTGCCATTATGACCCGAAGCCATTTATTTGTCAAATAG ATTATAACAAGACTATGGAACGCCCATCACTAAGTACATGCCTTCCTTCCTGTTCCTCTACCAATCGAGAGTTTATCAATCAGTTGCACTGCGAGCCGGAACTGACAGAGGATGATAAGGGTATCATATTCTGGCCTTTAACCGATGTCAACATCACCACTGCAGAGGAATGCCCgtacaacaacagcaaaatgGCAAAAAGACATTG ttcattcagatgttcAGCAGATCTAAAACAACAAGCAGTATGGGAGGATCCTGATACTTCAGATTGCTTAATACCGAGAAACGACGCCGATCGAGAAGACCGTCTGCAACACTTGGCAGATCTCCCCATACCTCCAG GTCAAGCTTCGATGATTTCCAGCGAGCTCGTCAACCTCACAACAGACGCTGAAACTTTCGACGAGACTGAGCTGGCGCTAACAGTTGACATCATCGAAAATATCCTGGAGAGTGGAAACAGCACAGAGATAAATGTGGCAGAAGATGTACAACTCAGTGTAGATCATTTGCTTGATGTCGAATTTGGAGTGTTAGTATCAAGTGAGCAACAAGAAAACACCTCTTCAAG ACTCATTCGCGCAGTAGATGACCTTGTTTTGAGAGTAGAATTCAACAACTCTGCCGGAGACACAAACTATTCATCATCTGTAACCATAGAAACACCAAACATCTTGACAACAGCTATTTCAATAAATGCAACAACGTTTGAAGGGTTGATGTTTGTAATACCAAGTGAAAac caaatcaactttccagaagaGTCTGGCACATCAAATGGCGAGATGGCATCATCTATCCAATTGCCACCGTCTTTATTTAATCAGTTGGATCAACCTGAACAGCAACAGGTCGAGAGGGCGCAATTCGTAGGTCATAAGTTAAACACCTTTTTCGAG GCTGTCGACAACTCTACGCTGTCCGAATTCAGTCCTGTGTTGGCTGCAAGCATTGGAGAAATGAAACTAACCAACCTAAGCGACCCAGTTATATTGCACTTAGCCTATCAAAATCAG TCAGATAATGGTAACATAAGCTGTGTGTTTTGGGACTTTAGATCTAATG ATGGTAATGGTGCTTGGTCCGACGAGGGATGTTCTCTTACGTCAGAGACATATCATGGTGAACTCATGGCTGTATGTGAATGTGATCATCTGACCAACTTTGCACTTCTCTTT GATGTTTACAGATCTGGTCCGCCGCTCGACCCAGCCCATCAAAAAGCGTTATCAATAATTTCCATTATTGGGTGTCTAATATCTCTTTTGGCATTGGCGGCGACGCTTGTGACTCTGATTTGCTACAG gAAGACAAACGACAAAGCCACCAAAATTCTGATAAACTTGTGCTTTGCACTCTTCATGGCATTGCTGTTTTTCCTTATTGGTGCATTCGCCATCGAATACGAATCTACTTTACCAGGGTTTTGCACGTCTATCGCGGTCTTTTTACACTATTTTCTATTGGCTGTTATGATGTGGATGGCCCTGGAAGCGGTTCACCTGTATCTGATGCTGGTCAAAGTGTTTGAAATATACATCCGTCATTTCATGATCAAGTTTTGCCTGATTGGATGGG GTGTACCAGTACTTATCGTTGTCATTACATTGGCTATCGACATTGACAACTACGGCTACCACAATACTAT CTGTTGGTTGTCAGACATGGCGTTCTACATATCCTTCCTCGCTCCATTTTGTCTGGTTCTCCTCTTCAACCTCATCGTCTTCTGTCTGATCATTTACCAAATATGTCGACTTAATTCAAGAACATCGACACCAAACGAGAAGTATAGTTATGTTTCAAGGTTGAGGGCGGCCATTGCCTTGATGGTACTGCTAGGGCTCACGTGGATCTTTGCCTTTTTTGCCATTGGTCAAGCAAGTCTTCTATTCAACTACCTGTTCGCCATCTTCAACAGTCTGCAGGGGCTGTTCATCTTTGTGTTTCACTGTGCGATGAAGAAGGACGTGCGAGCGTGGtggaagaagattttttgtcGATGCGAATGCTGCCAACGTGGGAAAGAGC ATGAGGCAACAACATCAACGAATATGTCGAGCCCCCTCAAACAAAACGCAAGTGACACTATCGACAAAGACTCCATCCTTG ATGATTCAACATCATCAGTGAACATGTCGAGCACCCTCCCACAGAATGCAAGTTACACAACCGAAAAAGACGCCATCGTCG ATTCCCCAATATCTTCGACAGACCACCACTACCATATCAATGGAGAGGCGATGAGTACATACAAAAGACACTCGAATGGGACAAGAGAGGACCTTCAGTGA
- the LOC139142326 gene encoding adhesion G-protein coupled receptor G6-like isoform X2, which translates to MILSSLSVLLVFIFNKVPVTFAGGQHCQEIIEVSDELAFIAITESLKWEDARYYCGNISTDPRVEVYIATLESDAERKLIRDRLNGVPALDSAGEEGKGYWIGCYCNTSSYPEGNQYVWVNMSTLSNDSDLWADGQPDGKGRGGCKECEILRCQMRKQDDYKLDDTCHYDPKPFICQIDYNKTMERPSLSTCLPSCSSTNREFINQLHCEPELTEDDKGIIFWPLTDVNITTAEECPYNNSKMAKRHCSFRCSADLKQQAVWEDPDTSDCLIPRNDADREDRLQHLADLPIPPGQASMISSELVNLTTDAETFDETELALTVDIIENILESGNSTEINVAEDVQLSVDHLLDVEFGVLVSSEQQENTSSRLIRAVDDLVLRVEFNNSAGDTNYSSSVTIETPNILTTAISINATTFEGLMFVIPSENQINFPEESGTSNGEMASSIQLPPSLFNQLDQPEQQQVERAQFVGHKLNTFFEAVDNSTLSEFSPVLAASIGEMKLTNLSDPVILHLAYQNQSDNGNISCVFWDFRSNDGNGAWSDEGCSLTSETYHGELMAVCECDHLTNFALLFDVYRSGPPLDPAHQKALSIISIIGCLISLLALAATLVTLICYRKTNDKATKILINLCFALFMALLFFLIGAFAIEYESTLPGFCTSIAVFLHYFLLAVMMWMALEAVHLYLMLVKVFEIYIRHFMIKFCLIGWGVPVLIVVITLAIDIDNYGYHNTICWLSDMAFYISFLAPFCLVLLFNLIVFCLIIYQICRLNSRTSTPNEKYSYVSRLRAAIALMVLLGLTWIFAFFAIGQASLLFNYLFAIFNSLQGLFIFVFHCAMKKDVRAWWKKIFCRCECCQRGKEHEATTSTNMSSPLKQNASDTIDKDSILDDSTSSVNMSSTLPQNASYTTEKDAIVDHHYHINGEAMSTYKRHSNGTREDLQ; encoded by the exons ATGATATTGTCTTCCCTATCGGTATTGTTAGTTTTTATCTTTAACAAAGTTCCTGTCACTTTTGCTGGTGGACAGCACTGTCAAG aaattatAGAAGTGTCTGATGAACTAGCCTTCATTGCAATCACCGAATCGCTGAAATGGGAGGATGCGCGTTACTATTGCGGCAACATTTCAACTGACCCACGAGTGGAGGTGTACATTGCCACTTTAGAATCTGACGCTGAGCGTAAGCTTATAAGGGACCGATTGAACGGAGTTCCCGCACTTGATTCTGCAGGAGAGGAAGGGAAAGGGTATTGGATCGGTTGTTACTGTAATACAAGTTCTTACCCGGAGGGGAATCAATACGTTTGGGTGAATATGTCAACGCTTTCAAATGACAGCGACCTTTGGGCAGACGGCCAACCTGACGGAAAGGGCAGAGGTGgttgtaaagaatgtgaaatctTACGCTGTCAGATGAG GAAACAGGATGATTATAAACTTGATGACACTTGCCATTATGACCCGAAGCCATTTATTTGTCAAATAG ATTATAACAAGACTATGGAACGCCCATCACTAAGTACATGCCTTCCTTCCTGTTCCTCTACCAATCGAGAGTTTATCAATCAGTTGCACTGCGAGCCGGAACTGACAGAGGATGATAAGGGTATCATATTCTGGCCTTTAACCGATGTCAACATCACCACTGCAGAGGAATGCCCgtacaacaacagcaaaatgGCAAAAAGACATTG ttcattcagatgttcAGCAGATCTAAAACAACAAGCAGTATGGGAGGATCCTGATACTTCAGATTGCTTAATACCGAGAAACGACGCCGATCGAGAAGACCGTCTGCAACACTTGGCAGATCTCCCCATACCTCCAG GTCAAGCTTCGATGATTTCCAGCGAGCTCGTCAACCTCACAACAGACGCTGAAACTTTCGACGAGACTGAGCTGGCGCTAACAGTTGACATCATCGAAAATATCCTGGAGAGTGGAAACAGCACAGAGATAAATGTGGCAGAAGATGTACAACTCAGTGTAGATCATTTGCTTGATGTCGAATTTGGAGTGTTAGTATCAAGTGAGCAACAAGAAAACACCTCTTCAAG ACTCATTCGCGCAGTAGATGACCTTGTTTTGAGAGTAGAATTCAACAACTCTGCCGGAGACACAAACTATTCATCATCTGTAACCATAGAAACACCAAACATCTTGACAACAGCTATTTCAATAAATGCAACAACGTTTGAAGGGTTGATGTTTGTAATACCAAGTGAAAac caaatcaactttccagaagaGTCTGGCACATCAAATGGCGAGATGGCATCATCTATCCAATTGCCACCGTCTTTATTTAATCAGTTGGATCAACCTGAACAGCAACAGGTCGAGAGGGCGCAATTCGTAGGTCATAAGTTAAACACCTTTTTCGAG GCTGTCGACAACTCTACGCTGTCCGAATTCAGTCCTGTGTTGGCTGCAAGCATTGGAGAAATGAAACTAACCAACCTAAGCGACCCAGTTATATTGCACTTAGCCTATCAAAATCAG TCAGATAATGGTAACATAAGCTGTGTGTTTTGGGACTTTAGATCTAATG ATGGTAATGGTGCTTGGTCCGACGAGGGATGTTCTCTTACGTCAGAGACATATCATGGTGAACTCATGGCTGTATGTGAATGTGATCATCTGACCAACTTTGCACTTCTCTTT GATGTTTACAGATCTGGTCCGCCGCTCGACCCAGCCCATCAAAAAGCGTTATCAATAATTTCCATTATTGGGTGTCTAATATCTCTTTTGGCATTGGCGGCGACGCTTGTGACTCTGATTTGCTACAG gAAGACAAACGACAAAGCCACCAAAATTCTGATAAACTTGTGCTTTGCACTCTTCATGGCATTGCTGTTTTTCCTTATTGGTGCATTCGCCATCGAATACGAATCTACTTTACCAGGGTTTTGCACGTCTATCGCGGTCTTTTTACACTATTTTCTATTGGCTGTTATGATGTGGATGGCCCTGGAAGCGGTTCACCTGTATCTGATGCTGGTCAAAGTGTTTGAAATATACATCCGTCATTTCATGATCAAGTTTTGCCTGATTGGATGGG GTGTACCAGTACTTATCGTTGTCATTACATTGGCTATCGACATTGACAACTACGGCTACCACAATACTAT CTGTTGGTTGTCAGACATGGCGTTCTACATATCCTTCCTCGCTCCATTTTGTCTGGTTCTCCTCTTCAACCTCATCGTCTTCTGTCTGATCATTTACCAAATATGTCGACTTAATTCAAGAACATCGACACCAAACGAGAAGTATAGTTATGTTTCAAGGTTGAGGGCGGCCATTGCCTTGATGGTACTGCTAGGGCTCACGTGGATCTTTGCCTTTTTTGCCATTGGTCAAGCAAGTCTTCTATTCAACTACCTGTTCGCCATCTTCAACAGTCTGCAGGGGCTGTTCATCTTTGTGTTTCACTGTGCGATGAAGAAGGACGTGCGAGCGTGGtggaagaagattttttgtcGATGCGAATGCTGCCAACGTGGGAAAGAGC ATGAGGCAACAACATCAACGAATATGTCGAGCCCCCTCAAACAAAACGCAAGTGACACTATCGACAAAGACTCCATCCTTG ATGATTCAACATCATCAGTGAACATGTCGAGCACCCTCCCACAGAATGCAAGTTACACAACCGAAAAAGACGCCATCGTCG ACCACCACTACCATATCAATGGAGAGGCGATGAGTACATACAAAAGACACTCGAATGGGACAAGAGAGGACCTTCAGTGA